The following proteins are encoded in a genomic region of Methylibium petroleiphilum PM1:
- a CDS encoding ABC transporter permease, whose translation MMLHGYAPSLLNGTLLTLALALLSLAIAVVLGLAAASARLSRSRWLQGGALAYTTLIRGVPDLVLMLLVFFGGQLAVNALAQQLGFADYIDVDPFVAGVLTIGFVFGAYLGETFRGAFLALAPGQREAGLACGMSRWQVLRRLLLPQMLRYALPGLSNNWLVLVKSTAIVSVIGLNDMMLRATQAAGATREPFVFYASAALIYLAITSVSELGFKALARRLAVGVRTGAL comes from the coding sequence CTGATGCTGCACGGCTATGCCCCCTCGCTGCTGAACGGCACGCTGCTGACCCTGGCGCTGGCGCTGCTGTCGCTGGCCATTGCCGTGGTGCTGGGCCTGGCCGCCGCGAGCGCCCGGCTGTCGCGCTCGCGCTGGCTGCAGGGCGGCGCGCTGGCCTACACCACGCTGATCCGCGGCGTGCCGGACCTGGTGCTGATGCTGCTGGTGTTCTTCGGCGGCCAGCTTGCGGTCAATGCGCTGGCCCAGCAACTGGGCTTCGCGGACTACATCGATGTCGACCCCTTCGTGGCCGGCGTGCTGACGATCGGCTTCGTGTTCGGCGCCTACCTCGGCGAGACCTTCCGCGGCGCCTTCCTTGCGCTGGCGCCCGGCCAGCGCGAGGCCGGCCTGGCCTGCGGCATGAGCCGCTGGCAGGTGCTGCGCCGGCTGCTGCTGCCGCAGATGCTGCGCTACGCCCTGCCCGGCCTGTCGAACAACTGGCTGGTGCTGGTCAAGAGCACCGCCATCGTCTCGGTGATCGGCCTGAACGACATGATGCTGCGCGCCACCCAGGCGGCCGGCGCGACGCGCGAGCCCTTCGTCTTCTACGCCAGCGCGGCACTCATCTACCTCGCCATCACCAGCGTCAGCGAGCTGGGCTTCAAGGCGCTGGCCCGCCGTCTCGCGGTCGGCGTGAGGACGGGCGCACTGTGA
- a CDS encoding flavodoxin family protein, translating into MSKIVIVFHSGYGHTRRMAESVAQGAGGELLAIDAEGNLPEGGWEKLAAADAIIMGSPTYMGSVSWQFKKFADASSKPWFGQAWKDKMFAGFTNSASMNGDKLSTLHYLFTLAMQHSGVWVGTGLMPSNSKAAGRNDINYVASFSGAMAQSPSDASVDEMLPGDLETARLFGARVATMAARLNK; encoded by the coding sequence ATGTCCAAGATCGTGATCGTGTTCCACAGCGGCTACGGCCACACCCGCCGCATGGCCGAATCGGTGGCCCAGGGCGCCGGCGGCGAACTGCTGGCCATCGACGCCGAGGGCAACCTGCCCGAGGGTGGCTGGGAGAAGCTGGCCGCGGCCGACGCCATCATCATGGGCTCGCCGACCTACATGGGCAGCGTGAGCTGGCAGTTCAAGAAGTTCGCCGACGCCTCCAGCAAGCCCTGGTTCGGCCAGGCCTGGAAGGACAAGATGTTCGCCGGCTTCACCAACAGCGCCTCGATGAACGGCGACAAGCTGTCGACGCTGCACTACCTGTTCACGCTGGCGATGCAGCACAGCGGCGTGTGGGTCGGCACCGGCCTGATGCCCAGCAACAGCAAGGCTGCGGGGCGCAACGACATCAACTACGTGGCGTCGTTCTCTGGAGCCATGGCACAGAGCCCGTCGGACGCCAGCGTCGACGAGATGCTGCCGGGTGATCTGGAGACCGCCCGCCTGTTCGGCGCGCGGGTCGCCACAATGGCCGCTCGTCTGAACAAGTAA
- a CDS encoding DUF599 domain-containing protein: MSPFSTMSFSTLLSLLPWADWAAVGWFFAAWSGYATFASRRAATHASILGATNRIRRQWMLQTTHREVRVVDGVVVQNLSTSPSFFASTTILIIGGLLALLGTSDRATELVQELPFATRTTALVFDLKLLLLTAVFVYAFFRFTWSLRQYTFGALLVASAPEAKAYDALGEVGQAQREAFADRAGRVVGMAAETFNDGLRAYYFAFAAIAWFFSPLAFALATAGVVYILYQREFRSEVLAVLRGD; the protein is encoded by the coding sequence ATGTCGCCGTTCTCCACGATGTCGTTCTCGACCCTGCTGTCGCTGCTGCCCTGGGCCGACTGGGCCGCGGTCGGCTGGTTCTTCGCCGCGTGGTCAGGCTATGCGACCTTCGCCAGCCGCCGCGCGGCCACGCATGCGTCCATTCTTGGCGCCACCAACCGCATCCGACGCCAGTGGATGCTGCAGACCACGCACCGCGAGGTGCGGGTGGTCGATGGCGTGGTGGTGCAGAACCTGTCGACCAGCCCGAGCTTCTTCGCGTCGACCACGATCCTGATCATCGGCGGCCTGCTGGCCTTGCTGGGCACCTCGGACCGCGCGACCGAGTTGGTGCAGGAGCTGCCGTTCGCCACGCGCACCACCGCGCTGGTGTTCGACCTGAAGCTGCTGCTGCTGACGGCGGTGTTCGTCTACGCCTTCTTCCGCTTCACCTGGAGCCTGCGGCAGTACACCTTCGGTGCCCTGCTGGTCGCGTCGGCCCCCGAGGCCAAGGCCTACGACGCGCTCGGCGAGGTGGGGCAGGCGCAGCGCGAGGCCTTCGCCGACCGCGCCGGGCGGGTGGTCGGCATGGCCGCAGAGACCTTCAACGACGGCCTGCGGGCCTACTACTTCGCATTCGCGGCGATCGCCTGGTTCTTCTCGCCGCTGGCGTTTGCACTGGCGACCGCGGGCGTGGTCTACATCCTCTACCAGCGCGAGTTCCGCTCCGAGGTGCTGGCGGTGCTGCGCGGCGACTGA
- a CDS encoding ABC transporter ATP-binding protein, which translates to MSGDPKLQALGLYKRYGAHEVLKGVSLTARAGDVITVVGSSGSGKSTLLRCLNLLEQPSQGRLLLGSEELALVPDRDGSLRARDAKQLQRWRARLAMVFQSFNLWQHLTALQNVIEAPMQVLGLGKAEATERAQALLARVGVAHRASTFPAHLSGGEQQRVAIARALAMEPEVMLFDEPTSALDPELVGEVLKVMRDLAAEGRTMIVVTHEMGFAREVSNHTLFLHQGLIEEQGPPREVLAQPRSERLRAFLSGGLK; encoded by the coding sequence ATGAGCGGAGATCCCAAGCTCCAGGCCCTGGGCCTGTACAAGCGCTACGGCGCTCACGAGGTGCTGAAGGGCGTGTCGCTCACGGCGCGTGCCGGCGACGTGATCACGGTCGTCGGCTCCAGCGGCTCGGGCAAGAGCACGCTGCTGCGCTGCCTGAACCTGCTCGAGCAGCCGAGCCAGGGCCGCCTGCTGCTCGGCAGCGAGGAACTGGCGCTGGTGCCCGACCGCGACGGCAGCCTGCGCGCCCGCGACGCGAAGCAGCTGCAGCGCTGGCGCGCACGGCTGGCGATGGTGTTCCAGTCCTTCAACCTGTGGCAGCACCTGACCGCACTGCAGAACGTGATCGAGGCACCGATGCAGGTGCTGGGCCTGGGCAAGGCCGAGGCCACCGAGCGCGCGCAGGCGCTGCTGGCGCGCGTGGGCGTGGCGCACCGCGCCAGCACCTTCCCGGCCCACCTGTCGGGCGGCGAGCAGCAACGCGTCGCGATCGCGCGTGCGCTGGCGATGGAGCCCGAGGTGATGCTGTTCGACGAGCCGACCTCGGCGCTCGACCCCGAGCTGGTGGGTGAGGTGCTGAAGGTGATGCGCGATCTGGCGGCCGAGGGCCGCACGATGATCGTCGTCACGCACGAGATGGGCTTTGCGCGCGAGGTGTCGAACCACACGCTGTTCCTGCACCAGGGCCTGATCGAGGAACAGGGCCCGCCGCGCGAGGTGCTGGCGCAGCCGCGCAGCGAACGGTTGCGGGCCTTCCTCTCGGGCGGGCTGAAATAG
- a CDS encoding ABC transporter permease, translating to MNFEAIAESLPLYASGLATTLQLLLISLAIGLVAALPLAVLRVSASRWLHGPVWCFTYVIRGTPLLVQLFLVYYGLAQFEWVRASIAWPWLQSAWFCACLAFAVNTCAYTTEIIAGSLKATPHGEVEAARALGLSRAQVWRRILLPSALRRALPAYGNEAVLMLHGTSLASVVTLLDLTGAAREVNSRFYLPFEAFLTAAAVYLGLTLALVGALHAAERRWLSHLRPRA from the coding sequence GTGAACTTCGAGGCCATCGCCGAGAGCCTGCCGCTCTACGCGAGCGGCCTGGCCACCACGCTGCAGCTGCTGCTGATCTCGCTGGCAATCGGGCTGGTGGCGGCACTCCCGCTCGCGGTGCTGCGGGTGTCGGCCTCGCGGTGGCTGCACGGCCCGGTGTGGTGCTTCACCTACGTGATCCGTGGCACGCCACTGCTGGTGCAGCTGTTCCTCGTCTACTACGGTCTGGCGCAGTTCGAGTGGGTGCGCGCCAGCATCGCCTGGCCCTGGCTGCAGTCGGCCTGGTTCTGCGCCTGCCTGGCGTTCGCCGTCAACACCTGCGCCTACACCACCGAGATCATCGCGGGCAGCCTGAAGGCCACGCCGCATGGCGAGGTCGAGGCGGCACGCGCACTGGGCCTGTCGCGTGCCCAGGTGTGGCGCCGCATCCTGCTGCCCTCGGCGCTGCGGCGTGCGCTGCCGGCCTACGGCAACGAGGCGGTGCTGATGCTGCACGGCACCTCGCTGGCCAGCGTGGTCACGCTGCTCGACCTCACCGGCGCCGCGCGCGAGGTCAACTCGCGCTTCTACCTGCCCTTCGAAGCCTTCCTGACGGCCGCTGCGGTCTACTTGGGCCTGACGCTGGCGCTGGTGGGTGCGCTGCACGCGGCCGAGCGCCGCTGGCTCTCCCACCTGCGCCCGCGCGCCTGA
- a CDS encoding ABC transporter substrate-binding protein: MTRFASFLALTAVLLFAAERGLAADGKKLRIAVEGAYPPFSEVTPSGQLKGFDIDIANALCAQMKTECTLVQQDFDGMIPALQARKFDAIVASMSITPERQKVVAFTERYYQTPARLVAKSGSKLELTPEGLKGRKIGVQRSTIHDRFATATFKGAEIVRYTKQDEVFLDLAAGRIDATLQDSVAADVGFLKTPQGKGYGYIGPFYDDEKFFGVGAGIALRKGDTELQSKLNAAIKGIRADGTYKKIQDKYFDFDVYGEAPKK, from the coding sequence ATGACCCGTTTCGCCTCCTTCCTGGCCCTGACCGCCGTCCTGCTCTTCGCGGCCGAGCGTGGCCTGGCCGCCGACGGGAAGAAGCTGCGCATCGCGGTCGAGGGCGCCTACCCGCCGTTCAGCGAGGTCACACCCTCCGGGCAGTTGAAGGGCTTCGACATCGACATCGCGAACGCGCTGTGCGCCCAGATGAAGACCGAATGCACGCTGGTGCAGCAGGACTTCGACGGCATGATCCCGGCGCTGCAGGCGCGCAAGTTCGACGCCATCGTCGCGTCGATGTCCATCACGCCGGAGCGGCAGAAGGTCGTGGCCTTCACCGAGCGCTACTACCAGACCCCGGCGCGGCTGGTCGCCAAGAGCGGGAGCAAGCTGGAGCTCACGCCCGAGGGCCTGAAGGGCAGGAAGATCGGCGTGCAGCGCTCGACCATCCACGACCGCTTCGCCACCGCCACCTTCAAGGGCGCCGAGATCGTGCGCTATACCAAGCAGGACGAGGTTTTCCTCGATCTCGCCGCCGGACGCATCGACGCGACGCTGCAGGACTCGGTGGCCGCCGACGTCGGCTTCCTCAAGACACCGCAGGGCAAGGGCTACGGCTACATCGGCCCGTTCTACGACGACGAGAAGTTCTTCGGCGTCGGCGCCGGCATCGCGCTGCGCAAGGGTGACACCGAGCTGCAGTCGAAGCTCAACGCGGCGATCAAGGGGATCCGCGCCGACGGCACCTACAAGAAGATCCAGGACAAGTACTTCGACTTCGACGTCTACGGCGAAGCGCCGAAGAAGTGA
- a CDS encoding NADPH-dependent FMN reductase, protein MAGLRVLLIPGSARTGSWNLKLAQAAATVLRELGAEPSVADLRALALPVYDADLEAAQGVPAGASALARQMAGHDAFVVVSPEYNAFPTPLLINTIDWVSRLPEGMKAMNGKPAALLSASPGALGGLRSLLVLRNFLSINPAMLVIPPQFALGNAAQAFTADGALADEKQAKSLHGVLAALLKTATALRA, encoded by the coding sequence ATGGCCGGTCTGCGCGTGTTGTTGATTCCGGGCAGTGCCCGCACGGGCTCGTGGAACCTCAAGCTCGCGCAGGCGGCCGCGACCGTGCTGCGCGAGCTGGGTGCCGAGCCCAGCGTGGCCGACCTGCGCGCGCTGGCGCTGCCGGTCTACGACGCCGACCTCGAGGCGGCCCAGGGCGTGCCGGCCGGCGCCAGCGCACTGGCACGGCAGATGGCGGGACACGATGCCTTCGTGGTGGTCTCTCCCGAGTACAACGCCTTCCCCACGCCGCTGCTGATCAACACCATCGACTGGGTGTCGCGCCTGCCCGAGGGCATGAAGGCGATGAACGGCAAGCCTGCCGCGCTGCTGAGCGCCTCGCCGGGCGCGCTGGGTGGCCTGCGCAGCCTGCTGGTGCTGCGCAACTTCCTGTCCATCAATCCGGCGATGCTGGTGATCCCGCCGCAGTTCGCGCTCGGCAATGCGGCCCAGGCCTTCACGGCCGACGGCGCGCTGGCCGACGAAAAGCAGGCCAAGTCCCTGCACGGCGTGCTGGCCGCGCTGCTGAAGACGGCGACGGCGCTGCGCGCCTGA
- a CDS encoding succinylglutamate desuccinylase/aspartoacylase family protein: MQRRDHPLPSRSLGTLRTLTSFHYGPPGGPKVYVQASLHADELPGMLVAHHLRERLAELEARDALRGEVVVVPVANPIGLSQWLLRSPIGRFELASGENFNRHYPALRDAVWARIEPSLGPDAQANAALVRAALRESVALLTVESELEAQRRTLLALACDAEVVLDLHCDAEAVLHLYAGTPLWPQTEPLARYLGAQATLLATESGDQPFDEACSQIWWELAEKAGPARPIPLGCLSVTVELRGMADVGHAQARQDAQALVDFLTHRGLVAGEAPPLPPLPYPATPLAGSMPVTAPVSGVLAWHRGPGDWVREGELIVDVIDPISGQVTALASATDGLLYARENLRFVTAGTRLAKVAGQEARRTGKLLGA, translated from the coding sequence ATGCAACGCCGCGACCACCCCTTGCCCAGCCGCAGTCTCGGCACGCTGCGCACGCTCACCAGCTTCCACTATGGCCCGCCCGGCGGCCCGAAGGTCTACGTGCAGGCTTCGCTGCACGCCGATGAGTTGCCCGGCATGCTGGTCGCGCACCACCTGCGCGAGCGGCTGGCCGAGCTGGAGGCCCGGGACGCGCTGCGCGGCGAGGTGGTCGTGGTGCCAGTGGCCAACCCCATCGGCCTGTCGCAGTGGCTGCTGCGCAGCCCGATCGGCCGCTTCGAACTCGCCAGCGGCGAGAACTTCAACCGCCACTACCCGGCGCTGCGCGACGCGGTGTGGGCGCGCATCGAGCCGTCGCTGGGGCCGGACGCGCAGGCCAACGCCGCGCTGGTGCGGGCGGCGCTGCGCGAATCGGTGGCGCTGCTCACCGTGGAGTCCGAGCTGGAGGCGCAGCGCCGCACGCTGCTGGCGCTGGCCTGCGACGCCGAGGTGGTGCTGGACCTGCACTGCGATGCCGAGGCCGTGCTGCACCTCTACGCCGGCACGCCGCTGTGGCCGCAGACCGAACCGCTGGCACGCTACCTCGGCGCCCAGGCAACCTTGCTGGCCACCGAGTCGGGTGACCAACCCTTCGACGAGGCCTGCTCGCAGATCTGGTGGGAACTGGCCGAGAAGGCCGGCCCCGCGCGGCCGATCCCGCTGGGCTGTCTGTCGGTGACGGTCGAGCTGCGCGGCATGGCCGACGTGGGCCACGCGCAGGCGCGCCAGGATGCGCAGGCGCTGGTCGACTTCCTGACCCATCGCGGCCTGGTCGCCGGCGAGGCCCCGCCGCTGCCGCCGCTGCCCTACCCCGCCACGCCGCTGGCCGGCTCGATGCCGGTCACCGCGCCGGTCAGCGGCGTCCTGGCCTGGCACCGCGGGCCCGGTGACTGGGTGCGTGAAGGCGAGCTGATCGTCGACGTGATCGACCCGATCAGCGGCCAGGTGACGGCGCTGGCGAGCGCGACCGACGGCCTGCTCTACGCCCGCGAGAACCTGCGCTTCGTGACGGCCGGCACCCGGCTGGCCAAGGTGGCCGGCCAGGAGGCCCGGCGGACCGGCAAGCTGCTGGGTGCCTGA
- a CDS encoding alpha/beta hydrolase: MRHDIEFKTEDGTTLRGWHYVPGGDGPKFPTVVMSHGFSAVKEMYLDHYAEALAGVGVASVVYDNRNLGASDGLPRQEVDPLQQIRDYRDAITYAETLPQTDAERIGVFGSSYSGGHVLVVAALDRRVKCVASQVPLISGHRNARRLVRADQFAGLRALFDQDRRARLRGEPPMTMPIISEDPAGPAALPTADSWSFMSATHLLRAPSWKNEITLRSVEMFGEYEPGAHIAYISPTPLLMIVALQDHLTVADEALAAYERALEPKKLVLLKGGHFDAYVQDFHIAGTAVSDWFRQHLVTAG, translated from the coding sequence ATGAGACACGATATCGAGTTCAAGACCGAAGACGGCACCACCCTGCGAGGCTGGCACTACGTGCCGGGCGGCGACGGGCCGAAGTTCCCGACCGTGGTCATGTCGCACGGCTTCTCGGCCGTCAAGGAGATGTACCTCGACCACTACGCGGAGGCCCTGGCTGGCGTCGGCGTGGCGTCGGTGGTCTACGACAACCGCAACCTCGGCGCCAGCGACGGCCTGCCGCGCCAGGAGGTCGATCCGCTGCAGCAGATCCGCGACTACCGCGACGCGATCACCTACGCCGAGACGCTGCCGCAGACCGACGCCGAGCGCATCGGCGTGTTCGGCTCCAGCTACAGCGGCGGCCACGTGCTGGTCGTCGCGGCGCTCGACCGGCGCGTCAAGTGCGTCGCGTCGCAGGTGCCGCTGATCTCGGGGCACCGCAATGCGCGCCGGCTGGTGCGTGCCGACCAGTTCGCCGGGCTGCGCGCGCTGTTCGACCAGGACCGCCGGGCCCGCCTGCGCGGCGAGCCGCCGATGACGATGCCGATCATCTCGGAAGACCCGGCCGGGCCGGCAGCGTTGCCGACCGCCGATTCGTGGTCGTTCATGAGCGCGACCCACCTGCTGCGCGCACCGTCGTGGAAGAACGAGATCACCCTGCGCTCGGTGGAGATGTTCGGCGAGTACGAGCCGGGGGCGCACATCGCCTACATCAGCCCGACGCCGCTGCTGATGATCGTCGCGCTGCAGGACCACCTGACGGTCGCCGACGAGGCGCTGGCGGCCTATGAGCGTGCGCTCGAGCCGAAGAAGCTGGTGCTGCTGAAGGGCGGCCACTTCGATGCCTACGTGCAGGACTTCCACATCGCCGGCACAGCCGTCTCCGACTGGTTCCGCCAGCACCTGGTGACGGCCGGCTGA
- a CDS encoding flavin-containing monooxygenase gives MSVQEHAVLIVGAGFAGLGMAIRLRRDGIDDFAILERADAVGGTWRDNRYPGCACDVPSHLYSYSFEPNPRWTRAYAPWHEIRDYLEHCVRKYRLGPHLRFGAALREARWDATAGRWQVLTADGRRFSAPVLIAGLGGLSNPALPRIEGIERFAGLSVHSAAWPDGLDLTGRRVAVIGTGASAIQLVPQLAGRAAQVDLYQRTPAWVLPKGDRALHDWERRLFARWPFAQRIARGASYWLHEARAIPLVQRPRWLRVGEAEARRHLRRQIADPALRARLTPDDALGCKRVLLSNDYYPALARPDVELVSEAIREITPRGVVTADGHERAADVLVWCTGFRVQGRLPAGTLVGRDGLDLRDAWEQASEAYLGTTVAGFPNLFLLNGPNTGLGHTSVLLMIEAQLAYIGDALRTLRERGLRSVEVRREAQDAYNAELQRRLAGTAWASGCRSWYLDRNGRNTVIWPGFTFEFRRRTRRFDAGAYRLEPAAP, from the coding sequence ATGAGTGTCCAAGAACACGCGGTCCTGATCGTCGGCGCCGGCTTTGCCGGCCTGGGCATGGCCATCCGGCTGCGTCGCGACGGCATCGACGACTTCGCGATCCTCGAACGCGCTGACGCGGTGGGCGGCACCTGGCGGGACAACCGCTACCCCGGTTGCGCCTGCGACGTGCCCTCGCACCTGTACTCCTATTCGTTCGAGCCCAACCCGCGCTGGACCCGTGCCTACGCGCCCTGGCACGAGATCCGCGACTACCTCGAGCACTGCGTGCGCAAGTACCGACTCGGCCCGCACCTGCGCTTCGGTGCGGCGCTGCGCGAGGCCCGCTGGGACGCCACGGCCGGTCGCTGGCAGGTGCTCACCGCCGACGGTCGACGGTTCAGCGCGCCGGTGTTGATCGCAGGCCTCGGCGGCCTCAGCAACCCGGCGCTGCCACGCATCGAGGGCATCGAGCGCTTCGCCGGCCTCAGCGTCCACAGCGCCGCCTGGCCCGACGGGCTGGACCTGACCGGGCGCCGCGTCGCGGTGATCGGCACCGGCGCCAGCGCGATCCAGCTCGTGCCGCAGCTGGCCGGCCGGGCAGCGCAGGTCGATCTCTACCAGCGCACGCCGGCCTGGGTGCTGCCCAAGGGCGACCGCGCGCTGCACGACTGGGAGCGCCGGCTGTTCGCGCGCTGGCCGTTCGCCCAGCGGATCGCCCGCGGGGCAAGCTACTGGCTGCACGAGGCACGCGCGATCCCGCTGGTGCAGCGGCCCCGATGGCTGCGCGTGGGCGAGGCCGAGGCGCGCCGCCACCTGCGCCGCCAGATCGCGGACCCGGCGCTGCGTGCCCGCCTCACGCCCGACGATGCGCTAGGCTGCAAGCGCGTGCTGCTGTCGAACGACTATTACCCGGCGCTGGCGCGGCCGGATGTCGAACTGGTGAGCGAGGCGATCCGCGAGATCACGCCGCGCGGCGTGGTCACGGCCGACGGCCACGAACGCGCGGCCGACGTGCTGGTGTGGTGCACCGGCTTTCGCGTGCAAGGGCGCCTGCCGGCCGGCACGCTGGTCGGGCGCGACGGGCTGGACCTGCGCGACGCCTGGGAGCAGGCCAGCGAGGCCTATCTCGGCACCACCGTCGCCGGCTTTCCCAACCTGTTCCTGCTGAACGGGCCGAACACCGGGCTCGGCCACACCTCGGTGCTGCTGATGATCGAGGCACAGCTGGCCTACATCGGCGACGCGCTGCGCACGCTGCGCGAGCGCGGGCTGCGCAGCGTGGAGGTGCGGCGCGAGGCGCAGGACGCCTACAACGCAGAGCTGCAGCGCCGCCTGGCCGGCACCGCCTGGGCCAGCGGCTGCCGCAGCTGGTACCTCGACCGCAACGGCCGCAACACCGTCATCTGGCCGGGCTTCACCTTCGAGTTCCGGCGCCGCACGCGCCGCTTCGACGCTGGGGCCTACCGGCTCGAACCCGCCGCGCCCTGA